CATCGTCCATTGACAAACTTTCGTTCATGTGACACAGAAAGAACTCACAATGTTCAAGTCCAAACAGATGTCCTATTTCATGGCTAGAAacctgaaaaatttcaaaatgagagCATCATGAAAAGTTTTAAGAATACTCCGATTTTAAAGAATAGTTTCTTTCAAACAAAAGTGTCTTACCTAAGCATTCAtttcttgtgtgttttttttctccaGAAAGTGTGATTTCTATGTAATTCATCAATTTTCCAACAACTTGGGAATTAAGTATTGTTAAGCATGCAGACTTCAACAAGAGACACATGTGTAATGTGTATAATGATCTTATACCCTTATTTCCCTTTGTTATCACAAAAATTTGtccgaattattttttttaacaaaacaatgagACTTGCATTcagtatgtatgtgcctgtcccaagtcaggagcctgtagttcagtggttatgGTTTGTTGCtttgttttttaatcattttttgtacataaattaggcccttagttttctcatttgaattgtttaatatatGTCATTTCTGGgctttatagatgactatgcggtatgggctttgctttttgttgaaggccgtacagtgacttatagttgtttatttctgtgtcatttcaatgggttcttgtggagagttgtctcattggtaatcataacacatcttcttttttatgttgatttagaatttcagaatattttattttttattttaatgtaaagttTTTTTGGTTCCACTGGATGCATTTAATCTCCTGCGATATATGCActatttttgtgtaaaaaactgtattaatatgtacatgtattatgaaaaCTTACCTTCAATAATTTCCACAATATTTCAGAGGTGATATCAGTTATATCTTTAGGATTTTTAGGGTCAAATGTTGATGGTGGACACCTTCCAAAACTAAATACACCTGACTTATGTTTACAGGAAGCTTCTCCTAAAGCAAAGTTATACTTCTCTTCAGGATATAAATCGGTCCATGTCATACCCATAATGCAATAGCCATCAGAGGGGTTGACATTTTGTAGAGGAGCAAAGAAATCTGTCACTAAATACTGAAGCTGTTCTGTTACTTTATTGCACCTTTCTTTAATATTCCAATCCGTGTTTTCTAAGTTGATTTTATCCAACCATTGCACATCCATTCCCAtgtaataaatctttaaaaattccTCAATGAATTGAAATAATGTGTATGAACTTGACTGCAAATTTATTCTGAAATTCTTGACGAAATCTGGGAAGTCGTTTATCTGCACTAAATATATAACTCTTTTTGgtgatacaaataaatgttttaaaaattctaaatcCAAACTGGATCTCCACTGAACATATGTTTGATGGCAAAATAGTTTCTTTTTCTTTGGTAATGGTTTGAATATTAGTGAATCACTGTCTATTGTTTTACAGTTCTTGTCTGTATCAATATTAGAGTTATCTCCACTTCCATCAGCTTGATCTAAGTATATTTGACTGAGGTTAAAGAAATGCCTTTCATCAGCGGGTTTCCCATTTAATTTGCCGATTAGGAAAATTGATTCTGAACTCTGTGTGGAAAACCAACTACCCATTGCATTTCATCTGTCTGACGTTtctgaaatttaattttaaaattatttcaagatAATTCAGATATTAGTAACATTTCACTAATTCAAAGTGCATACATATCCTGATTAAATTCCTAGATGACAAAAAAAAGCGTTTCGTTGAAGGTCattaacattacaacatcaataattttcataatacaatacaaacaatgagataaaaaaaatcttgaaaagtTTGCTATGTATTCTTGACCAGATTAAGAtcataaaaatttgcatttgtgttcAACCCATCagataatgaaaatgaaatttacgAAAATTATGGCCAAATGAACAACAAAACTTCAGACATTACTTTatcttttggtatcttttttttttttataaaaatcgctCATAGTTTCTTGgtaataattttttgattttAGTTGTCCAATGAGTGTATGTATAGTACACAGTCATAGTACCAAATAAGTTGGATCAATAACACATATTTAACTagtcaaaagtaaataaaagtTAAGCACGTCTATGACTCATCCTGTGTCAACAGCAAATAGGAAAGTATTATGGTTTCCTCAAGGCAGCTTACACCTGGGTTTGATACCTTGTGACCATAGGCATGTAAAATGTATATCTTATTCCTTCCTACCTGTATCCAAAAAATAAACAAGGAAGCTTCATAGGTATTAACTTGAATGCAGTTGATACCAGGGGAAGGTGCCTCAAGGATAAAAGAAAAGTCTCAGAACATTTGAATTATGATAATGTAtctaaacaaacatttatattgttttttaatttggctagtgtttgtgatattcagatgaatatctataatactaaaattacgaggtccaatttgtcagccgtcatcacgtaaaaacgatgaatcaaagaattcaactttatatacaactaatatagtacaaaggtgtagattaaaaattacaccactccaggcccttttgttttccacataattaatattgccaataattaggaagttccgggtcgagtacgataccgataccaatagtataatcacctgttacctattaccttatctgtacgttccgcatctgacaggcgcaccaccaaacggtgtattcaggattgatatgctatatacacgggtcataatcacagggttgacactactaaattgtcaaattgttacctattgtagtattttaatccgtaagactttctaagataacaatacgaatactaaaaatctggactaaaaataagtttcaatttgttagcgggcttgacgtaaaacagcgaatcaaagaattcaactttatttataactaatataggacaatgctgttgattaaaaaatactccattccaggaccttttgttttccaaataattaatattaccaataattgataagttccatgcagttcgacgggttcaaacagaaagatttgaaagcagagaaaattgtgtatcttataattggcatgactttatcagatgacagtactaatactaagataaggcttgcgcatagttatatactttaattcagtcacggacccgcgatatcacgggtgtgttctagtatgtatGAAAAGAATGAATGCAATTGTAATTTAGAAATGCATGCACAGTTAATCTTTAACACTTTGATTACTGTCTttctatatttaataaataattgcCCCAATTTTAGCTTTACTTAGATGATAAATTTTGTATGTAAGTttctaataaaataataatgtaatTGTGATTTATATGAGGTTGCAACTCACTGAGACAACTGTCCTTACAGCATTTTCGCTATTCTAcatatgagggtttggatggggttaaatgattaaagaataatgcccttaaaaaaataaagattagagaataacaggcaaaaataatgaagattagagaaatgtgtggtctaattttttgaagattagagaaaaaaaagggtgaaaattaaatttttacagaataacagaccacCTATCCAGACCCttacatacatgtaacttcattCATGTAGAATGTGAGTtcctaaatatttaatatttggcTTTGGtgatattttcatgataaaaatatatatagaaaaaagctTTGTATTAAAAACACAAATGGGGGTCAGCAAATATGTTTTGGGGCAAACTGTTGCTGGTGCAAGTGTAGGTAGTTAGCCTGTTTTAGCATAAAATTTAGACTGTAATTTGTAAGTGAGTTTATGAGAATAGACATGATAGACCTTATCACTTTTTGGAACTCTGCATCACTTGACTCGATTATCTACGCCTCTTGAACTGTTCACATTTTACAACAATCACTTTCCCATAATTTGTTGTGTCAAAAAATTTgtattatgatgtcaaaattttatgtcTAGTAATGTcggacaaatagtgataaggtgtattatgAGTAGGCtctgacatcaaaattttacaggaacctttGTCATGTCCAGTTATACTTCAGTCCCACTTGGCCATGATCGCACTAAGATCTGAAAAAAGGGTGATGgttttagaatataaaaaatatattgtcatGGCGCAATCAGGTTGTATTATAGAAGCATGGTGAGAGCGCAGTAAGGTTGAGGTAAGATCGCAAATGCTGCTGTACCATATTAAACATAGCATGATCCTAGTCGGGAGACTGGATTGGCTGGTCAGACATATATCTACTTGATCATGATTCCTAACTTTCAGATCTCCCTCTGCCTCTTCCTCTACCCttacattttttagtatttatatGGAACACAATGTTGACGTTTTTGTTGGGATTGTAGTTAGATTGCGGTATGGTCAAATCATCAAGGAATTAAAGCTATGTTTCTGCTGAATCAAAATTATGTGTGAGAAATGAAGCTAGGCAAGTCACCTGCTTAGTGTAATGACGATTTTAATCAATTATTATCATTTAGAAGCTTTAAATTTTACCCAGATCTTCTTTACAGGCCACTTGGCAACATGTAAACTTCCGTATAGtgaatataaaattcaaattctTGAGCAAAACGAAACGTATGATAAACTCATATTGATACCAGTTCATCAAATATTTGAGCTATCATGTTAATTAATAAAGACAATAAGAATATGTCTACATCATTTTACTAGTTTTGGGGAGCTAAAATATGGTAAATTTCATAACAATGAGACATAATAAGTCGTTTCGTTTTGTAAGAAAATTGGATTTGTTATTATATGGGAATAACACACATGCagaaaaatgattttacattaACAGTAAGTTAGAAGAATTCAATTGACACTTTGAATTGATACATAATAATTCATTCATACTGTTTTTCAAATCTATTTACTTATTTGAAGCAAAGTAATCTATTCTAATCAAAATGCACattgttatttttctcaattgttGTGTTTAACTGAGTCAGTGTTGAAACATTTATACCAAATTATGGAAGTCTTTGAAAAAGCTTGTAAAGGACttacttgtttctgtcaatgtggggttaACTATCCACACTCGTACAAAAAATCAGTAATTTTTTGTACAGTTGTGGACAGTaaaaattgtgacgtcaaatattttaaattatgatgtcaaagtttacgggaacctgtgtaattttacgtaatggcggacaaattttcatacaagtgtaaatacgtctacaTGTGTTCCCGGCTGACCTGAGAATCTAACCCACTAGAACTAATAGGTCATGCAATAataacttttccattgtggcgtcagatattttgtattatgatataaaaaatttatggaaacctgtgtgatgtccagtaatagcggacaaaaagcgataatgtgtattgtaattttgtaaatcaaaGAATACAGAATGAACCTGAATGTGTAATTTCAAATGTGCCCACAGGTATTATTTTAGAATTTCAGATTATTGAACTTGTGTCATAGAGACTGCAAattgtcaaataaaaaatacaaatgtattacaaGGACCTTAAGCTGCGGAACTGTAGCTCTAATGTCCTTATGATATTTTTGACTATTTGTTGACGTCCAACAGCTGCCTTGAATAGAGAACATTGTGTACATTGTATCTATGATCAAGACCTTCATTTTGAGTTGATATTGTGTGATACAAAAATAACATGAGAAGCTCTCAAATAAacttataaagatatatttttcttCCAAATCTATGATTAAACTTGTCAGTCCCAAATTTAATGTGACACCTTGAAAGTGCTTTACTTTCAATTCAACCCAAGTTTACCAGTCTCacaaattattttgatattatagcttagcatgttttatttaagagcaatatgttttcaaacaatatgaCTGAAAGTTTCATCGCCAATGTATAGGAACGGTACCCTAGTCAACCATCTACTTTACTGATCCCTTTGGGAGCCTATATTCATTATCATTCTCTCCATTTATAGCTGCACAAGTATACCAGAACCTCAGATACCTATTCATATTGAGTCActgacaaaaagttaaaaaagaggtaaaaaataaaaggaattggtaatcatggtaattgtAACACATGGAAGTAAGGGAGCCGGTGGCTATTATCAACTGTTTTACCATTTTTCCTAATTGAATAAAAGTctttaattttagtatttgaCCCCTGTTCTATTTAAagtcttatatacatgtatgttaaacttcaaaataaaaaaaaaagtataagatGTTTTATATACTTGAAATTAGCTAAGTTTTACTCTAAAAGAAGTGAACAtgagccttttttttttaaataaaatcctTTATAATTATCTAAATCTTCATGTTCATGTATTTATAGATATTGGATATCAATATCACTATATGTGATAAACTTCAGCAACAAACTGGTGAGCTAATTTTTGTTGGAAGAACCActcaatgaaatattttgtcaataataaGTTATAGGcatgtaataaatataaaaacatgctTGCAAGACTTAGTTCCACATGTTAGgtacatatattatatacatattataatGTCCTGATGATAGATTGTGGAGAACTTAGAACAATCAGTTATATGGGGATGTGAAGCAGTGTTGTTCCCTCTTTATAGTTGTAAATTACATGTTTATAATGTCAATCTTTTTATTGTGCCCTGTTCAACCTGGAGCAGGAAATATAGAAAGAAGTATCAGGCATTCAGAACATAATGGTTTAAATGTAAtttgaaaattgcattgttagaACGAAGGAATGAACATTTCTTGTcagattttttatgaaatttatataagTAATATATTGATCCATTTTGAAAAGCAGTGCTGACCAAGTCTTTTCAAAGAACCACATAATATTTATTTGAGATTCCCTGGGATAGATTCAATATGTGCATCAGATGGAAACATAAAAATTCTGTTCTTTTATTTCAGAGTTATCTCATTATATTTAGAAAGTTCATCATTAATTTTATCTGAAGTGTCCATCCTTTTCGGCTTTTCACACACTGTTGAGTATTCACCAGTATTGGACAGGGGAggatcctgaaattttcataagtgggggcccactgactacATTAGAGGGTGCCCCTCTCCTGGCTGAGGCATGCTTAGTGATTCTCTGTATATAAATAGTAATATTGAAAAACGATTTTTGTATTTACTGCTTGTAAGCTTTGCAAGAGTGTTGTGACAGTCTCCTACCCTCTCTATCTCCTCCTTTCACCAGTCCAATATTGTATTTCTCACTCTATCATGACACTGTGTGCTACCTCTGCTTCTTTTACCAACATTTATTTCCCAGTTCTTTATATAAAGGTTTGACAGAGATTCATCAAATAgcaaataatgaaagaaaaagaatGAGGACAAGTTTCTTAGCAAATAATTTCAGTACATGTGTATTATCAGTTCTCTATACGACGTGACATGATTGTCATTTTATAAACTACTGTAACAGTATTCATATAAAAGGATTAATCTGACTAGTCAAGATTATAACACTAAAGAATTTAAACAGAAAAGATTAAAACTAAATGAAAATAGTTAGTTGTACAAAATAATGcttgataaaatgtacacttaTCAAcctgtcatcatggtcatgatAGGGCTAAATTAAATTGTCTACAAGAAATTTGACCCTTTCTCCATAATGTAAGTGTGTATGTATGTCATTTTTACTGAAATTTTAGAATTAATGGGATGATGATATTTTCTTtgagaacattttttatttatatggtaTACCTGTAaacaataatatgaaaattataaaaaaataaagaccaAGACAAATTCAGTATTTTAATGGAGAATTTCTTTTAACAGtatattgcataaaaataaatagaaaattttattagtttttaatcATGTTGGATTTTAAGTCACAATT
Above is a window of Mytilus galloprovincialis chromosome 7, xbMytGall1.hap1.1, whole genome shotgun sequence DNA encoding:
- the LOC143082306 gene encoding archaemetzincin-2-like translates to MGSWFSTQSSESIFLIGKLNGKPADERHFFNLSQIYLDQADGSGDNSNIDTDKNCKTIDSDSLIFKPLPKKKKLFCHQTYVQWRSSLDLEFLKHLFVSPKRVIYLVQINDFPDFVKNFRINLQSSSYTLFQFIEEFLKIYYMGMDVQWLDKINLENTDWNIKERCNKVTEQLQYLVTDFFAPLQNVNPSDGYCIMGMTWTDLYPEEKYNFALGEASCKHKSGVFSFGRCPPSTFDPKNPKDITDITSEILWKLLKVSSHEIGHLFGLEHCEFFLCHMNESLSMDDAMNQPLFYCPVCLHKIQHVCQFSVAERYQKLETFISDIHQQFPSEKWSQSLKFLKKCREFLSKEEIVQ